The Synergistaceae bacterium genome contains a region encoding:
- the flgG gene encoding flagellar basal-body rod protein FlgG: MLRSLWTSASGMIAQQTHLDVVTHNLANVNTQGYKKRRADFEDLMYQIYREPGAPIEGGSVVPTGVQVGLGTRVTATPSFMVQGNFQITDGPLDWAIIDDNGFFQVNLGNGDIGYTRGGAWQIDDQGQIVNEDGYLLEPAITIPANAQEIQLSPTGVVSVRIAGETELQELGQIELARFINPTGLRAIGDRLFVQTDASGEPITGVPGEDGMPQVRQNVVEMSNVQVVEEMVEMIVAQRAYEANSKGIQTADDLLRIANGLKR; the protein is encoded by the coding sequence ATGTTACGTTCATTGTGGACGAGCGCGTCAGGAATGATAGCCCAGCAGACACACTTAGACGTAGTTACGCACAACTTGGCGAACGTCAACACGCAGGGCTACAAGAAGAGACGTGCAGACTTTGAGGACTTGATGTACCAGATTTACCGCGAGCCCGGCGCACCAATCGAGGGCGGAAGCGTTGTGCCTACAGGAGTTCAGGTAGGACTAGGCACTAGAGTAACAGCAACACCCAGCTTCATGGTTCAGGGAAACTTCCAGATAACGGACGGGCCGCTTGACTGGGCAATAATCGACGACAACGGCTTCTTTCAGGTGAACTTGGGCAACGGCGATATAGGTTACACGCGAGGCGGAGCATGGCAGATTGACGATCAGGGGCAGATAGTCAACGAGGACGGGTATTTACTCGAACCCGCAATCACGATTCCTGCAAACGCGCAGGAGATTCAGTTATCGCCGACGGGAGTAGTCAGCGTACGTATCGCAGGCGAGACTGAGCTTCAGGAACTCGGACAGATAGAGCTTGCCCGCTTCATCAACCCCACAGGTCTCCGCGCGATCGGCGACAGGCTGTTTGTGCAGACGGACGCGAGCGGCGAACCCATTACGGGAGTTCCCGGAGAAGACGGAATGCCGCAAGTCAGACAGAACGTCGTAGAGATGTCGAACGTTCAGGTAGTTGAAGAGATGGTAGAAATGATAGTTGCACAGAGGGCTTACGAGGCGAACTCTAAGGGCATACAGACAGCAGATGACCTTCTCAGAATCGCTAACGGCCTGAAACGTTAA
- the flgA gene encoding flagellar basal body P-ring formation protein FlgA: MRKLLRQECLALMLLLCCIAGAEAAQTIRIEIPEVIYAAGDSFTLGQVARITGGQLRTRNILVNVQVFADRGRLTRNEVLRAIQDSDASDARIELYMPPFSRIEAPGYEGNFTETPQVRTAQSLAPLIKSLASWNGEVEVSAGSPVPDGELVDPASIVPGTQAATLRFRDSTGCVRSLGVRLTWTQNVVFASRNVNKGDRLTAGSLIVRPMKITRPGLYASSVAEIAGFTANKTIKQGEPIPLSSVTSSNMLKRGRRVRIIARYGGITVSAEGILMEDGSPGEWVKVRRADDKRVQLRARIINENTVEVQVN; encoded by the coding sequence ATGCGCAAGTTATTGCGGCAGGAGTGTCTGGCATTGATGCTCCTGCTTTGTTGTATTGCGGGTGCTGAAGCCGCGCAGACCATCAGGATAGAGATTCCTGAGGTCATTTACGCTGCCGGAGACAGTTTCACGCTCGGCCAAGTTGCACGTATAACAGGCGGACAGCTCAGGACGCGGAATATCCTCGTGAACGTTCAGGTGTTTGCGGACAGAGGCAGGCTGACGCGGAACGAGGTGCTTCGTGCGATTCAGGACAGTGATGCCAGCGACGCAAGGATAGAACTCTACATGCCTCCATTTTCGCGCATAGAAGCTCCGGGCTACGAGGGGAATTTCACGGAGACTCCGCAGGTACGCACAGCACAGAGCCTAGCACCGCTCATCAAGTCCCTCGCGTCGTGGAACGGAGAAGTTGAGGTGAGCGCGGGTTCTCCTGTGCCTGACGGTGAGCTTGTTGACCCTGCGAGCATCGTGCCCGGAACTCAGGCGGCAACGTTGCGCTTCAGGGACAGCACGGGATGCGTTCGGTCTCTGGGAGTTCGCTTGACGTGGACGCAGAACGTAGTCTTCGCCTCGCGGAACGTCAACAAGGGCGACCGGCTCACTGCAGGAAGCCTCATAGTGAGGCCGATGAAGATAACCCGTCCCGGACTTTACGCTTCATCTGTTGCAGAAATAGCGGGCTTCACTGCCAACAAGACCATCAAGCAGGGAGAGCCCATCCCTCTCAGCAGTGTAACGAGCTCTAACATGCTCAAGAGAGGCCGGAGGGTGAGGATAATTGCGCGTTACGGCGGAATAACTGTGTCGGCAGAAGGTATCCTGATGGAGGACGGCAGTCCGGGCGAATGGGTGAAGGTTCGCAGGGCAGACGACAAGAGGGTACAATTGCGGGCGCGCATCATCAATGAAAACACGGTAGAAGTTCAGGTCAACTAA
- a CDS encoding flagellar basal body L-ring protein FlgH, whose translation MKKFLCVLFVLAVAGSACAGSLWNDDNNWYADDRPRRVGDIVTVLVNEQTDAKDEATMDVSKSSNNDINGGQDGLGILKFIRGLTFSTTNSTAGDGSAERKHHATATLACLVTEVLPNGNLVIEGTRDIRTSEEMLQLQLVGVIRPQDVTADNQINSSLVANAEISVKGRGMISRTQKVGVITQILQTVF comes from the coding sequence ATGAAGAAGTTTTTGTGCGTACTGTTTGTGCTGGCGGTGGCAGGGAGTGCGTGCGCGGGCTCGTTGTGGAACGACGACAACAACTGGTACGCGGATGACCGTCCCCGCAGGGTCGGAGACATCGTTACCGTCCTCGTGAACGAGCAGACCGACGCTAAGGACGAGGCGACAATGGACGTGAGCAAGTCCAGCAACAACGACATCAACGGCGGCCAAGACGGACTGGGAATCCTGAAGTTCATTCGCGGCTTAACGTTCAGCACGACAAACTCAACAGCTGGCGACGGTTCGGCGGAACGCAAGCACCACGCTACGGCAACTCTGGCGTGTCTGGTTACGGAAGTCCTGCCCAACGGAAATTTAGTGATTGAGGGCACAAGAGACATCCGCACGAGCGAGGAGATGTTACAGCTCCAGCTTGTGGGTGTGATTCGTCCTCAGGATGTTACGGCGGACAACCAGATCAACAGCAGCCTTGTCGCGAACGCCGAAATTTCCGTGAAGGGGCGCGGGATGATCTCGCGTACCCAGAAAGTCGGAGTAATCACGCAGATTCTGCAGACGGTGTTCTAA
- a CDS encoding flagellar basal body P-ring protein FlgI: protein MKKVLCVILLVLSVQAEIFAAVNLQDMDFTRVNPSVRIKDITEVEGARGNQLTGIGLVTGLNGTGDNSPMAVQMMRNMMRSFGVTLDARSVRTRNIAVVSLTATLPPYVREGQNIDVIASTMGNASSLQGGMLIQSPLRAADGRVYAVAQGPVIVGGSSAQGAGASRTQNIPTAGRIPGGAIVEREVPTDYTMGGQVALLLRDPDFTTAQRIADAINEVYGVVAYAEDAARVAVNLPGPYVQAPAAFLANMGNLEIEPDTTAKVAVNERSGTVVLGGNVKISSVGVAHGNLTVTVGDTATVVQPESMSGGVTAITNRTDITADEEGGSLIAMPSTTTVRDLVRVLNSVGARPRDIIEILQAISRAGALHGELVTM from the coding sequence ATGAAGAAAGTATTGTGTGTGATTCTGCTTGTGCTCAGCGTTCAGGCAGAGATCTTTGCGGCGGTGAACCTTCAGGACATGGACTTCACCCGCGTTAATCCTTCCGTGCGCATAAAGGACATCACCGAAGTTGAGGGGGCACGCGGAAACCAGCTCACAGGAATTGGGCTCGTTACGGGGCTCAACGGTACAGGGGACAATTCGCCGATGGCCGTACAGATGATGCGCAACATGATGCGGAGCTTCGGCGTAACTCTTGATGCACGTTCGGTGAGGACGAGGAACATTGCGGTAGTTTCGCTGACTGCTACTCTTCCTCCTTATGTCCGAGAAGGCCAGAACATTGACGTTATAGCCAGCACGATGGGCAACGCCTCGAGCCTTCAGGGAGGAATGCTGATCCAGTCTCCGCTAAGAGCAGCTGACGGCAGAGTTTACGCGGTCGCGCAAGGGCCTGTGATTGTCGGAGGAAGTTCCGCACAGGGAGCAGGAGCTTCGCGTACGCAGAACATCCCGACAGCCGGACGTATTCCCGGCGGAGCAATCGTCGAGCGCGAAGTCCCGACGGATTACACGATGGGCGGGCAGGTTGCGCTGCTGCTGAGAGATCCTGACTTCACGACAGCACAGAGAATCGCCGACGCAATCAATGAGGTCTATGGTGTGGTAGCTTACGCAGAAGATGCCGCGCGAGTCGCTGTGAACCTTCCCGGCCCGTACGTTCAGGCACCTGCGGCGTTCCTCGCGAACATGGGCAACCTCGAGATTGAGCCGGACACTACAGCTAAAGTTGCGGTCAACGAACGGAGCGGCACTGTGGTTCTCGGCGGAAACGTGAAAATCTCGTCGGTCGGAGTTGCGCACGGGAACTTGACGGTTACCGTCGGGGACACCGCAACTGTTGTTCAGCCCGAGAGCATGAGCGGAGGAGTTACGGCCATCACGAACAGGACGGACATTACTGCGGACGAAGAAGGAGGAAGCCTCATTGCGATGCCTTCGACGACGACGGTGAGAGACTTGGTGCGTGTGCTGAACTCTGTAGGGGCACGGCCGAGAGATATCATCGAGATTCTGCAGGCGATAAGCAGGGCTGGTGCGCTTCACGGCGAACTTGTTACGATGTGA
- a CDS encoding glycosyltransferase, producing MRVLFINVQCGIGSHGKIAAAQAEEFERQGHEVKIAYGRDPDIPEKFRKYAVRIGSAVDVYFHALMTRLTDRNGFFSRGATKRFLSWAEEYSPDLLWLHNIHGYYINMEMLFTWIKSRPGMKVLWTLHDCWAFTGHCAYFTFAGCEKWRAHCEHCPQKSAYPASFVDCSYRNYEDKRRLFTGVKDMTLITPSQWLADLAAQSFLGEYPCEVRHNEIDRNIFRPVQGDFRERYGLAGKHIVLGVANRWEPRKGIKDFVRLSGLLDSERFKVVLVGRKHDALPDSIIHIERTRNQQELAEIYTAADVLFNPTYEDNYPTVNLEAEACGTPVVTYDAGGAPETIHREDSRVIKCGDVYAAKSAIEKLCEGAADND from the coding sequence ATGCGCGTTCTGTTCATCAACGTACAGTGCGGGATAGGAAGTCATGGCAAGATAGCGGCGGCTCAGGCTGAAGAGTTCGAGCGTCAGGGGCACGAAGTGAAGATAGCTTACGGCAGAGACCCGGACATTCCCGAGAAATTCAGGAAGTACGCTGTGAGAATCGGCTCAGCTGTTGATGTCTACTTTCACGCACTCATGACACGCCTCACCGACAGAAACGGGTTCTTCTCGCGCGGTGCAACAAAACGCTTTCTGTCTTGGGCTGAAGAATATAGTCCTGACCTGCTGTGGCTGCACAACATTCACGGCTACTACATCAATATGGAGATGCTGTTCACGTGGATAAAGTCCCGGCCTGGAATGAAGGTGCTCTGGACTCTTCATGACTGCTGGGCGTTCACCGGGCACTGCGCATACTTCACGTTTGCTGGCTGTGAGAAGTGGAGGGCGCACTGCGAACACTGCCCGCAGAAAAGTGCATACCCTGCAAGTTTTGTGGACTGCAGTTACAGGAATTACGAGGACAAACGCAGGCTCTTCACCGGCGTAAAAGATATGACCCTGATAACTCCGTCGCAATGGCTTGCTGACCTTGCGGCACAGAGTTTTCTGGGCGAATATCCCTGTGAGGTCAGGCACAACGAAATAGACAGAAACATTTTCCGTCCTGTGCAGGGAGATTTCCGCGAGAGGTACGGACTTGCAGGCAAACATATAGTGCTCGGAGTTGCCAACAGATGGGAACCCAGAAAGGGGATAAAGGATTTCGTGAGGCTTTCGGGGCTTCTGGATTCTGAAAGGTTCAAGGTGGTGCTTGTTGGCCGCAAGCATGACGCACTGCCGGACAGCATCATTCACATAGAGCGCACCCGCAATCAGCAGGAACTTGCGGAGATATACACTGCCGCTGATGTGCTGTTCAATCCGACGTATGAGGACAATTACCCGACAGTGAACCTCGAAGCGGAAGCCTGCGGTACGCCGGTGGTAACATATGACGCAGGAGGAGCACCAGAAACAATACATCGTGAGGATTCGCGGGTGATAAAGTGCGGTGATGTATATGCGGCCAAGTCCGCGATAGAGAAACTTTGCGAAGGAGCAGCAGACAATGATTAA
- the cysS gene encoding cysteine--tRNA ligase: MSIVLFNDLTRRKETFNPIKPGHVSFYSCGPTVYDYFHIGNARPFIVFDVLRRWLEHEGYKVTFVQNFTDIDDKMIHRARHDGITVKELADRFIAEYNKDADALGIRRPDVSPRATEHIPEIISTIERIIANGHAYVADGDVYFDIQSWPQYGSLCKQNLEDLEAGARVEPGEKKRDPLDFALWKAEKPGEPSWDSPWGKGRPGWHIECSAMSSKYLGDNIDIHSGGVDLMFPHHENEAAQSEAASGSGKPFVNYWLHNGFLLIDSEKMSKSLGNFLTARAALKEYPPLALRFFMLSAHYRSPINFTPESLEQASAGVARLRNCRSDLDFAARTRADEASAFDVQAFKAQLAELHGKFADAMNDDFNTAAAIGILFDVVYLINTSLKENGKLPAEFFTLSKDALSEYDEILGVIGSDDAETEHDDESAEIERLIQERADARKAKDFKRSDEIRDSLKARGIVLEDTPQGTKWKREL, encoded by the coding sequence ATGAGTATTGTATTGTTCAACGACTTGACACGCAGAAAGGAGACGTTCAACCCGATTAAGCCCGGGCACGTAAGCTTCTATTCCTGCGGGCCGACGGTCTATGACTATTTCCACATCGGCAACGCAAGGCCGTTCATCGTGTTCGATGTCCTCAGAAGGTGGCTCGAACATGAAGGCTATAAGGTTACGTTTGTGCAGAACTTCACGGACATTGACGACAAGATGATACACCGTGCCCGACACGACGGAATTACGGTGAAGGAGCTCGCCGACAGGTTCATAGCGGAGTACAACAAGGATGCGGACGCGCTCGGAATACGCAGGCCTGACGTTTCGCCCCGTGCAACGGAACACATTCCCGAGATAATCAGCACCATCGAACGCATAATCGCCAACGGACACGCATACGTTGCGGACGGAGATGTGTACTTCGACATCCAGAGCTGGCCGCAGTACGGTTCGCTGTGCAAGCAGAACCTCGAAGACCTCGAAGCAGGCGCGCGCGTCGAACCCGGCGAAAAGAAGCGTGATCCTCTGGACTTTGCGCTGTGGAAAGCAGAGAAGCCCGGCGAACCTTCGTGGGATTCCCCGTGGGGAAAGGGACGGCCCGGCTGGCACATAGAGTGCTCCGCAATGTCGAGCAAGTATCTGGGCGACAACATAGACATACATTCCGGCGGAGTTGACCTGATGTTCCCGCACCACGAAAACGAAGCCGCACAGAGCGAAGCTGCCTCGGGCTCGGGAAAACCTTTCGTGAACTACTGGCTTCACAATGGCTTCCTTCTCATCGACAGCGAAAAGATGTCCAAGTCTCTCGGCAATTTCCTCACAGCACGGGCAGCCCTCAAGGAGTACCCTCCGTTAGCGTTGAGGTTCTTCATGCTGAGCGCGCACTACAGAAGCCCCATCAACTTCACGCCCGAATCTCTCGAACAGGCCTCAGCAGGAGTAGCACGCCTCAGGAACTGCCGGAGCGACCTCGACTTTGCGGCCAGGACACGTGCAGATGAAGCCTCAGCGTTCGACGTTCAGGCGTTCAAGGCACAGCTCGCGGAGCTTCACGGAAAATTCGCCGACGCAATGAACGACGACTTCAACACCGCCGCCGCAATCGGAATCCTCTTCGATGTGGTCTACCTCATCAACACCAGCCTTAAGGAGAACGGGAAACTTCCTGCAGAGTTCTTCACGCTCTCGAAGGACGCGCTGTCTGAGTACGACGAAATTCTCGGGGTAATCGGTTCTGATGACGCAGAGACAGAGCACGACGACGAATCCGCAGAGATCGAGCGTCTGATTCAGGAACGTGCGGACGCAAGGAAGGCAAAAGACTTCAAGCGTTCCGACGAGATAAGAGACTCCCTCAAGGCGCGGGGAATCGTCCTCGAAGACACTCCGCAGGGCACGAAATGGAAGCGTGAACTGTAG
- a CDS encoding MFS transporter — translation MIKLLFVRRFMPLFLTQFLGAFNDNFFKSALMMLITYRLGDAAGVDSRILVNAAAGVFILPFFVFAPTASDLADKYDRSDLMRWVKFAEIVVMSGAALGFWLGNVWLLMAVLFLMGAQSAFFSPAKYSILPQHLREDELIAGNGLIQMGTYLAILTGTISGGLMILRENGIYWVGGLAVTIAAAGWLSSMFIPPTTPIDPSREVSFRIVKRTREMFADIVPMRKVFGAMLAISWFWLVGSVFLAQFPTYSRLVLGTDESVATAFLAIFSCGIGIGSMVCDSLLKGKVTTRFVPSAAYGIAVASVLLWWVSDRPPVEAGTPIIGAWEFFARPENWTITACLFVIAFCGGLYIVPLYAVMQTGAGDKVSGAIACSNITDSIFMAVAALGAGVLISWGVSIPQLFLTMGPTTFIVGLLVGML, via the coding sequence ATGATAAAGCTGTTATTTGTCAGGAGATTCATGCCCCTCTTCTTGACGCAGTTTCTCGGGGCATTCAACGATAACTTCTTCAAGAGTGCGCTGATGATGCTCATAACGTACCGGCTCGGTGATGCCGCAGGTGTGGACTCGCGAATCCTCGTGAACGCCGCCGCCGGTGTGTTCATTCTGCCGTTCTTCGTGTTTGCGCCGACAGCAAGCGACCTGGCCGACAAGTACGACCGTTCAGACCTCATGCGCTGGGTGAAGTTCGCGGAAATCGTTGTGATGTCCGGGGCGGCACTGGGCTTCTGGCTCGGAAATGTCTGGCTCTTGATGGCTGTGCTGTTCCTTATGGGCGCGCAGTCTGCCTTCTTCTCGCCCGCAAAGTACAGCATACTTCCCCAGCACTTGCGCGAAGATGAATTAATCGCGGGGAACGGCCTTATTCAGATGGGAACGTACTTAGCGATTCTCACGGGCACAATCTCGGGCGGGCTTATGATTCTCAGGGAGAACGGCATCTACTGGGTCGGAGGGCTCGCGGTAACAATTGCCGCCGCAGGATGGTTAAGCAGTATGTTCATTCCTCCGACAACACCGATTGACCCGAGCCGTGAAGTGTCGTTCCGAATCGTAAAGAGGACTCGTGAGATGTTCGCGGACATTGTGCCGATGCGAAAAGTCTTCGGGGCAATGCTCGCTATATCGTGGTTCTGGCTTGTGGGTTCGGTGTTCCTCGCGCAGTTCCCGACGTATTCGCGGCTCGTTCTCGGAACGGATGAGAGCGTAGCTACTGCGTTCCTCGCAATATTCTCGTGCGGTATCGGCATCGGCTCTATGGTCTGCGACTCGCTCCTGAAGGGTAAGGTTACGACGCGCTTCGTGCCTTCCGCCGCGTACGGGATTGCGGTTGCGAGCGTTCTGCTCTGGTGGGTGAGCGACAGGCCGCCGGTAGAGGCAGGAACACCGATAATCGGAGCTTGGGAGTTCTTTGCGCGGCCGGAGAACTGGACGATTACGGCGTGTTTGTTCGTGATTGCATTCTGCGGAGGGCTGTACATCGTGCCTCTCTATGCAGTGATGCAGACAGGTGCTGGCGACAAAGTCTCTGGAGCTATCGCGTGCTCGAACATCACCGACTCCATCTTCATGGCGGTTGCCGCGCTCGGTGCGGGGGTGTTGATCTCGTGGGGAGTAAGTATCCCGCAGTTGTTCTTAACGATGGGGCCGACTACGTTTATCGTCGGGCTTCTGGTTGGAATGCTGTAG
- a CDS encoding ABC transporter ATP-binding protein has translation MYAKLAASIREYKRPSIEAPFYVSLEVVMECLIPFVVASLVNQIRAGCELSSLLKDGGILVVMACMSLLFGILAGNACSTASCGFAKNLRMDMFRAVQTFSFGDIDRFSSASLITRLTTDVTDVQEAYMMLVRTVIRGPLMVIFSCVMAFAMGGRIAVVFVAVVPFLALGLWSVARWAMPTFRRLFVKYDRLNESIQENVRGMRVVKAFVREDFEKEKFSRAAGELCGDFTTAERIIALNNPMMQLSMYTVTLFILYYGTYKVITSRGLDLNVGQISALMTYGVQILGSLMRMSMVFVMVTLARESAIRIVEVLDAVPSISSPKDGLQDVATGDIEFEGVSFSYGAGANALEGISLKIRSGETIGITGGTGSSKSTLVQLIPRLYDASEGVVRVGGHDVREYELEALRNSVAVVLQKNLLFSGTLRDNLKWGKPDATDAEIWESCRIACADEFIERLPKKLDTWTEQGGTNLSGGQKQRLCIARALLKRPKVLILDDSTSAVDTHTDAKIRSALREYMPGTTKIIIAQRILSVQDADRIIVMDKGGVAAIGTHEELLKTCGIYGEIYASQNKEE, from the coding sequence ATGTACGCCAAATTAGCAGCAAGTATCCGCGAATATAAACGCCCCTCAATCGAAGCACCGTTTTATGTGTCGCTTGAGGTAGTTATGGAGTGCCTTATACCCTTTGTTGTCGCCAGCCTCGTGAACCAGATTCGGGCGGGCTGCGAGCTGTCGAGCCTCTTGAAGGACGGCGGGATTCTCGTAGTGATGGCGTGCATGTCGTTATTGTTCGGGATACTCGCCGGCAATGCGTGTTCCACAGCGTCGTGCGGCTTCGCGAAAAATCTCCGTATGGACATGTTCAGGGCAGTGCAGACGTTCTCTTTCGGGGACATAGACAGGTTCTCTTCGGCATCGCTGATTACGCGCCTGACCACTGACGTTACGGACGTTCAGGAAGCGTACATGATGCTTGTGCGCACGGTGATACGCGGGCCGTTGATGGTGATCTTCTCGTGCGTAATGGCCTTCGCGATGGGCGGCCGGATTGCGGTTGTGTTCGTCGCAGTAGTGCCGTTCCTGGCACTTGGCCTGTGGTCTGTGGCACGTTGGGCAATGCCGACATTCAGACGGTTATTCGTGAAGTATGACCGCCTAAACGAATCGATTCAGGAGAATGTGCGGGGTATGCGTGTCGTGAAGGCGTTTGTGCGCGAGGACTTCGAGAAGGAGAAGTTCTCACGTGCGGCGGGTGAACTTTGCGGGGACTTCACGACGGCGGAGAGGATAATAGCCCTCAACAACCCCATGATGCAGCTCAGCATGTACACTGTTACGCTGTTCATCCTCTACTATGGCACGTACAAAGTCATAACATCGCGGGGGCTTGACCTGAATGTCGGACAGATAAGCGCGCTGATGACCTACGGTGTGCAGATACTGGGCTCATTAATGCGCATGTCGATGGTGTTCGTGATGGTAACCCTTGCCCGCGAGTCGGCAATACGAATCGTTGAAGTGCTTGACGCTGTGCCGTCAATCTCCAGCCCCAAAGACGGACTGCAGGATGTTGCGACGGGTGATATAGAGTTCGAGGGAGTAAGTTTTTCGTACGGAGCTGGTGCTAACGCACTCGAGGGAATCTCCCTGAAGATTCGTTCCGGCGAGACGATAGGGATAACCGGCGGAACAGGCTCGTCGAAGTCAACGCTTGTGCAGCTTATCCCCCGTCTCTATGACGCATCAGAAGGAGTCGTGAGAGTCGGCGGGCACGACGTGAGAGAGTATGAGCTTGAAGCGTTGAGGAACAGTGTAGCCGTCGTTCTGCAGAAGAACCTGCTGTTCTCCGGGACGCTGCGCGACAATCTGAAGTGGGGAAAACCAGATGCGACGGACGCGGAAATTTGGGAGTCCTGCAGGATCGCGTGTGCTGATGAGTTCATAGAGAGGCTGCCGAAGAAGCTCGACACATGGACGGAGCAGGGAGGCACTAACCTTTCCGGCGGGCAGAAGCAGAGGCTGTGTATTGCGCGCGCGCTCCTGAAGAGGCCGAAAGTCTTAATCCTCGACGACTCCACAAGCGCGGTCGACACGCACACGGACGCGAAGATACGTTCTGCACTCCGTGAGTACATGCCCGGCACGACAAAGATAATCATTGCCCAGCGTATACTGTCGGTGCAGGACGCGGACAGAATCATCGTAATGGACAAAGGAGGTGTTGCGGCAATCGGAACACACGAGGAGCTGTTAAAGACGTGCGGGATTTACGGCGAAATTTATGCATCACAAAACAAGGAGGAGTGA
- a CDS encoding cdisaccharide synthetase, giving the protein MRITILTNGPGELWGWVRPVVTELRKRGHTISLWILPCQFASGHEREAASLLGVDKLEGPAGASTIWKDIAYERTDKIIQLGGDIAFGLRMSETTRASLVCYTYGPRKDIDGVRMFTAYEAQANGTKAEAIGDIVKDALALDAGKYSLSSWNWPEEKGSPRVLFLPGSRPAIRKPALQWLVDVHTALKARMPAVRVRTLFSQFMPESEFVQWQKAGLNPIRAGAGVAMRASDYALTQPGTNNFELMHCGLPALVVAPEKFLPFVPVSGVLGILAGLPILGLKLRRYGAMRIIKRWNGCISLPNRISPHKVMNEMWGDITPEDAAEEICERLLDKDGLKRTRAELLSLSGEAGAASRLCDIVTAR; this is encoded by the coding sequence TTGCGGATTACTATTCTCACTAACGGGCCCGGCGAATTATGGGGCTGGGTTCGTCCTGTCGTTACGGAACTTCGGAAACGCGGACACACTATATCTCTCTGGATACTGCCCTGCCAGTTTGCGTCGGGGCATGAGCGCGAAGCCGCATCGCTTCTCGGTGTCGACAAACTGGAAGGTCCGGCTGGTGCTTCAACAATCTGGAAGGATATTGCTTACGAGAGAACGGACAAGATTATACAGCTCGGAGGTGATATAGCTTTCGGCCTCCGAATGTCAGAGACAACCCGCGCGTCTCTCGTGTGCTACACTTACGGGCCGAGAAAGGACATTGACGGCGTTAGGATGTTCACGGCATACGAGGCACAGGCTAACGGCACGAAGGCAGAAGCTATCGGCGACATCGTGAAGGATGCTCTTGCTCTTGACGCGGGGAAGTACAGCCTCTCGTCGTGGAACTGGCCGGAAGAGAAAGGTTCTCCGCGCGTACTGTTCCTGCCCGGAAGCCGTCCGGCAATCCGCAAGCCCGCCCTTCAGTGGCTGGTCGATGTCCACACTGCGCTGAAAGCAAGAATGCCCGCCGTGAGAGTACGTACTCTGTTCTCGCAGTTCATGCCGGAGTCGGAGTTCGTGCAGTGGCAGAAGGCAGGGCTCAACCCAATAAGAGCCGGTGCAGGCGTTGCGATGCGCGCGTCTGATTACGCACTGACCCAGCCGGGAACAAACAACTTCGAGCTTATGCACTGCGGGCTTCCTGCTCTGGTCGTTGCGCCGGAAAAGTTCCTGCCGTTCGTGCCGGTCTCGGGAGTGCTGGGGATATTGGCGGGGCTTCCGATTCTTGGCCTGAAGCTGAGAAGGTACGGAGCAATGAGAATCATAAAACGCTGGAACGGATGCATTTCCCTGCCGAACAGAATATCTCCGCACAAGGTCATGAATGAGATGTGGGGAGACATTACGCCGGAAGATGCCGCCGAAGAAATCTGCGAACGCCTCCTCGACAAGGACGGCCTCAAGCGTACCCGCGCGGAACTGCTGAGCCTGTCGGGTGAAGCCGGTGCTGCCTCGAGACTGTGCGACATAGTTACGGCAAGATGA